A region from the Rhodospirillaceae bacterium genome encodes:
- a CDS encoding DedA family protein: MIRGLYDWTMKLAEHRNALAALALVSFIESSVFPIPPDILIIPMVLAAREKAWTIALICTVASVLGGVAGYGIGYFLYESIGRALLDFYGYADKFSQFQNYYHEWGAWIVGGAGLTPFPYKVITIASGVADLNLVVFIVASVLSRGLRFFLVAGLLWYFGEPIRAFIEKNLGLLATAFFVLLFGGFVLIKFLH, encoded by the coding sequence GTGATCAGAGGCCTCTACGACTGGACCATGAAACTGGCAGAGCACCGCAATGCCTTGGCCGCATTGGCTTTGGTGTCGTTCATCGAAAGTTCGGTGTTCCCCATCCCCCCCGATATCCTGATTATCCCGATGGTTCTGGCAGCCCGTGAAAAAGCCTGGACCATCGCCCTGATTTGCACGGTTGCTTCCGTCCTTGGCGGCGTCGCCGGTTACGGCATCGGTTATTTTCTTTATGAATCCATTGGCAGGGCGCTGCTCGATTTCTATGGCTACGCAGACAAATTCAGCCAGTTTCAAAATTATTACCACGAATGGGGCGCCTGGATCGTGGGCGGGGCCGGGCTGACACCCTTCCCCTACAAGGTTATCACCATCGCCAGTGGTGTCGCCGACCTGAATCTGGTCGTTTTCATCGTCGCCTCGGTGCTGTCGCGGGGCCTTCGCTTCTTTTTGGTCGCTGGCCTGCTGTGGTATTTCGGCGAACCGATCAGAGCCTTTATCGAAAAAAATCTGGGGCTCCTGGCAACCGCCTTTTTCGTCCTGCTGTTTGGTGGATTTGTCCTGATCAAGTTCCTGCATTAG
- a CDS encoding disulfide bond formation protein B produces MPFNRLIPAFIFLVTVGALSLALTAQHVYRLEPCILCLYQRIPFIVTGLLAVLALRLKASSVLIPLIIIICGLVYLVGAGIAVYHVGVEQHWWLSGCSGTLSDTVSLQDLRSSLMQKPEKSCDDVDWTLFGISMATYNVIGSGVLGMASIAAGIQLSKTRKT; encoded by the coding sequence ATGCCCTTTAACCGCCTGATCCCCGCTTTCATTTTTCTGGTCACCGTCGGCGCCCTGTCGCTGGCGTTAACGGCCCAGCATGTCTACCGGCTGGAGCCCTGCATCCTGTGCCTGTACCAGCGCATTCCCTTTATTGTCACAGGTTTGCTGGCCGTCCTGGCGCTACGCCTGAAAGCCTCATCGGTACTGATCCCCCTGATTATTATCATCTGCGGCCTGGTCTATCTTGTCGGCGCGGGCATTGCCGTTTACCACGTCGGGGTAGAGCAGCACTGGTGGCTTTCGGGCTGTTCGGGCACCTTGTCCGACACCGTCAGTCTGCAGGATTTGCGGTCAAGCCTGATGCAAAAGCCGGAAAAATCCTGTGATGATGTGGACTGGACCCTTTTTGGAATCAGCATGGCGACCTATAATGTTATCGGCTCGGGCGTGCTTGGGATGGCCAGCATTGCGGCGGGCATACAATTGTCAAAGACACGCAAAACATGA
- a CDS encoding demethoxyubiquinone hydroxylase family protein, whose amino-acid sequence MSKEQKAYSSVDGRLPGDPSRESLIERFIRVDQAGEYGAVRIYEGQMSVLGKSESGPVISHMLAQEEAHLETFSKMIGKRRVRPTALLPLWHLAGFALGAGTALMGEKAAMACTVAVEEVIDEHYAAQVEKLEAMGGDEKELSETCEKFRLEELEHRDTAIEHGAEKAAGYEGLSALVKTGSRMAIWLSERI is encoded by the coding sequence ATGAGCAAAGAGCAAAAAGCCTATTCATCCGTAGACGGCCGCCTGCCCGGCGACCCCAGCCGCGAGTCCTTGATTGAACGCTTCATTCGTGTCGATCAGGCGGGCGAGTATGGCGCTGTGCGTATCTATGAAGGGCAGATGAGCGTTCTGGGAAAATCCGAAAGCGGACCGGTCATCAGTCACATGCTGGCCCAGGAAGAAGCCCACCTTGAGACATTTTCAAAAATGATCGGCAAGCGCCGGGTCCGGCCAACGGCCCTGCTGCCGCTGTGGCACCTGGCCGGGTTCGCACTGGGCGCCGGTACGGCATTAATGGGCGAGAAAGCGGCGATGGCGTGTACTGTCGCCGTCGAGGAAGTGATTGATGAGCACTACGCGGCCCAGGTCGAAAAACTTGAAGCCATGGGCGGTGACGAAAAAGAGTTGAGCGAAACGTGCGAGAAATTCCGCCTCGAAGAACTTGAGCACCGTGACACCGCCATTGAGCATGGCGCTGAAAAAGCTGCCGGTTACGAAGGCTTGAGCGCCCTGGTTAAAACCGGATCACGCATGGCGATCTGGCTGTCGGAACGCATTTAA
- a CDS encoding RNA methyltransferase, which translates to MTGSKKTRRPPKSSATAVQSAPAIILINPQLGENIGMSARAMLNNALGDLRLVAPVHGWPNENAIKPSVGADVVLDAVRVFDTTPEALSGLSHVYATTARDRDMTKRVLSARAAAQEMREVIAAGGTPGVIFGREAWGLNNDDVALADTLVTIPMNPAFSSLNLAQAVLLIGYEWFQSGDTTPAIDERIPKNTRLADKSELVGMFEHLETELDACGFLRPPEKRPAMVRNIRNMFQRANMTEQEVRTFRGIISGLIRKHER; encoded by the coding sequence ATGACTGGAAGCAAGAAAACCCGCAGGCCGCCAAAATCAAGTGCGACGGCGGTCCAAAGCGCACCGGCAATTATCCTGATTAACCCACAACTGGGTGAAAATATCGGCATGAGCGCCCGGGCCATGCTCAATAACGCCCTGGGTGATTTGCGGCTTGTCGCACCGGTTCATGGCTGGCCAAACGAAAATGCTATCAAGCCATCGGTCGGGGCCGATGTGGTTCTTGATGCGGTCCGGGTTTTTGATACGACGCCTGAAGCCCTGAGCGGTTTAAGTCATGTCTACGCGACCACCGCCCGGGACCGGGACATGACCAAACGGGTGTTGAGCGCGCGCGCGGCCGCACAGGAAATGCGCGAGGTTATAGCTGCGGGCGGAACTCCCGGCGTGATTTTCGGACGAGAAGCCTGGGGCCTCAACAATGACGATGTGGCTCTGGCCGACACCCTGGTCACTATTCCCATGAACCCGGCTTTCAGTTCGCTTAATTTGGCCCAGGCGGTGCTGTTGATCGGGTATGAATGGTTCCAGTCCGGCGATACGACACCGGCCATTGACGAGCGGATCCCCAAAAACACACGCCTTGCCGACAAGTCCGAACTGGTTGGTATGTTCGAGCATCTGGAAACCGAGCTGGACGCGTGTGGGTTCCTGAGGCCACCTGAAAAACGTCCGGCCATGGTCCGCAATATCCGCAACATGTTCCAGCGCGCAAACATGACCGAACAGGAAGTTCGCACATTCAGGGGTATTATTTCAGGACTTATTCGCAAGCACGAACGCTAA
- a CDS encoding citramalate synthase: MSDNRVYLYDCTLRDGAQTQGVDFNVSDKMLIATELDKLGVDYIEGGWPGANPTDDAFFNAPPTFTRARLTAFGMTRRAGRSSDNDPGLNALLDCGTDAICMVGKTWDFHVDVALEIEHSENIAMISDSVKHAQSKVEEVMFDAEHFFDGYKANPEFAMACLKAAFDAGARWIVLCDTNGGTLPHEIEEIVSAVCEQIPGTNLGIHCHDDTGNAVANSLAAVRAGARQVQGALNGLGERCGNANLITIIPSLILKMGYETGISADDLTHLSHVSRVLDEHLNRSPDRSAPYVGESAFAHKGGLHVSAVEKDPRSYEHVEPGLVGNARQIVVSDQAGKANILARFREIGIDVEADDPKVVRLVEQVKEREFDGYSYDGAEASFELLARRALGKVPDYFHCNHFRVLDERRWNAKGELVIVSEATVKLTVDGEEHMTVAEGNGPVNALDMALRKVLTPIYPALEDLRLVDFKVRILRSTDASAAMPRVMIESADDHGDHWSTVGVSTNIIEASYEALRDSIVYKLYRDGVT; the protein is encoded by the coding sequence ATGAGCGACAACCGCGTTTATTTGTATGACTGTACCTTGCGTGATGGTGCCCAAACCCAGGGCGTCGATTTTAACGTGTCCGACAAGATGCTGATCGCCACCGAACTGGACAAACTTGGCGTTGACTACATCGAAGGTGGCTGGCCCGGCGCCAATCCGACTGACGATGCTTTTTTCAATGCCCCGCCAACATTCACACGGGCGCGCCTGACCGCCTTTGGCATGACCAGGCGAGCTGGACGCTCCAGCGATAATGATCCGGGACTTAACGCCTTGCTCGATTGCGGAACTGACGCCATCTGCATGGTTGGCAAGACCTGGGATTTCCACGTTGATGTGGCCCTGGAAATCGAGCATTCCGAAAACATCGCGATGATCTCAGACTCCGTAAAACACGCCCAATCCAAAGTCGAAGAAGTGATGTTCGACGCCGAGCATTTTTTTGACGGCTACAAGGCCAACCCGGAATTCGCCATGGCTTGCCTGAAGGCGGCTTTTGACGCTGGTGCCCGCTGGATCGTGTTGTGCGACACCAATGGCGGCACCTTGCCCCATGAGATCGAGGAAATTGTCAGCGCCGTGTGCGAACAGATTCCGGGCACCAACCTGGGTATCCATTGCCATGATGATACGGGCAACGCGGTCGCCAATTCACTGGCTGCCGTTCGCGCCGGTGCGCGTCAGGTTCAAGGGGCCTTGAACGGCCTGGGCGAGCGTTGTGGCAATGCCAACCTGATAACGATTATTCCGTCGCTGATTCTGAAAATGGGTTACGAGACCGGCATTTCAGCTGACGACTTGACCCACCTGTCGCATGTGTCACGGGTTCTTGACGAGCACCTCAATCGCTCACCTGATCGCAGTGCGCCGTACGTGGGTGAGTCCGCTTTCGCCCACAAGGGCGGTTTGCATGTGTCAGCTGTCGAAAAAGACCCGCGTAGCTACGAACATGTAGAGCCCGGTCTGGTTGGCAATGCACGCCAGATTGTTGTTTCCGATCAGGCGGGCAAGGCTAATATCCTGGCCCGGTTCCGGGAAATCGGCATCGATGTCGAAGCCGATGATCCCAAGGTTGTGCGGCTTGTCGAACAGGTCAAGGAGCGGGAATTCGACGGTTATTCCTACGATGGCGCGGAAGCCAGCTTCGAGCTTTTGGCGCGGCGCGCGCTTGGCAAGGTGCCTGACTATTTCCATTGTAACCATTTCAGGGTTCTGGATGAGCGGCGCTGGAACGCCAAGGGTGAACTGGTGATCGTCTCTGAAGCCACCGTCAAGCTGACGGTCGATGGCGAGGAACACATGACGGTGGCCGAAGGTAACGGCCCGGTCAATGCACTGGATATGGCGCTCAGGAAAGTTTTGACACCAATTTATCCGGCCCTTGAAGATTTGCGTCTTGTTGACTTCAAGGTCCGCATCCTGCGTTCCACAGATGCCTCCGCCGCCATGCCGCGGGTGATGATCGAGTCCGCTGACGACCACGGCGATCACTGGTCGACGGTCGGGGTTTCGACAAATATTATCGAGGCTTCTTATGAAGCGCTACGTGACAGTATCGTCTACAAGCTGTATCGCGACGGCGTGACCTAG
- a CDS encoding YaiI/YqxD family protein — MIEIYIDADACPVKEEILKVADRHGLMVHMVSDGGIRPHANPMVRIVVVTQGADAADDWIVEHIQTGDIAVTNDIPLADRILKKGAGAIRPNGQAFSEDSIGMALATRNLMADLRETGTVTGGPAPFSKQDRSRFLQALETAIVAGRQT, encoded by the coding sequence ATGATCGAAATTTACATCGACGCCGATGCCTGCCCGGTTAAGGAGGAAATCCTTAAGGTTGCCGATCGCCACGGCTTGATGGTTCATATGGTCAGTGACGGCGGGATCCGCCCCCATGCTAATCCTATGGTCCGTATTGTCGTGGTCACGCAGGGTGCGGACGCTGCCGATGACTGGATCGTCGAGCACATTCAAACCGGCGATATTGCCGTCACCAACGATATTCCGTTGGCCGACCGTATATTGAAAAAAGGCGCCGGGGCCATTCGCCCAAACGGTCAGGCTTTTAGTGAAGATTCCATCGGCATGGCCCTGGCGACGCGAAATTTGATGGCCGACCTGCGTGAGACGGGTACCGTCACCGGTGGCCCGGCGCCGTTTTCAAAGCAGGACAGGTCACGATTTTTGCAGGCACTGGAAACGGCTATTGTGGCAGGCCGTCAGACTTAG
- a CDS encoding cysteine--tRNA ligase produces the protein MTLKLHNTLTRQKEVFEPIDKDDIRMYVCGPTVYDLAHIGNARPVVVFDVLYKLLKSLYENVTYVRNITDVDDKINAKAAETGVDIRTLTEGTAAVFHQDMAALNALEPDQEPRATDHIPEMIAMIKTLIEKGHAYVKDGHVLFEANSWDDYGKLSGNTRDEIVAGARVEVAPYKKDAADFVLWKPSSGTEPGWESDWGYGRPGWHLECSAMSKKYLGEEFDIHGGGQDLIFPHHENEIAQSRCSHGTEHMARLWMHNGYLMSEGEKMSKSLGNFYTVHDLLEEFPGEAIRLALLKTHYRQPMDFTKDGIREAKHILDRFYIAIQKLSAAKIEGEPKVPEKVLEALSDDLNTPSAISHLHTILNELNSSMGNSGWVEEFSPYKEKLLGAGRALGILQQDPVDWFKWQPESADSFDEATIEDLITKRTQARADKDFAESDRIRDELAAQGVVLEDGAGGTTWRRE, from the coding sequence TTGACACTGAAACTGCACAATACCCTGACCCGTCAGAAGGAAGTTTTCGAGCCTATCGACAAGGACGATATCCGCATGTATGTGTGCGGACCGACGGTTTATGACCTAGCCCATATCGGCAACGCCCGCCCGGTCGTTGTCTTTGATGTCCTCTACAAGTTGCTCAAGAGCCTTTATGAGAACGTCACCTACGTGCGCAACATCACCGACGTTGATGACAAGATCAACGCCAAGGCCGCCGAAACCGGTGTCGATATCCGCACCCTCACCGAAGGCACCGCCGCCGTCTTTCATCAGGATATGGCGGCCCTGAATGCGCTTGAGCCGGATCAGGAACCCCGCGCCACGGACCATATTCCTGAAATGATCGCGATGATCAAAACCCTGATCGAAAAGGGTCACGCTTACGTAAAAGACGGCCACGTACTGTTCGAGGCCAATTCCTGGGATGATTACGGCAAGCTGTCTGGCAATACCCGCGATGAAATTGTCGCCGGTGCCCGGGTTGAGGTTGCGCCATACAAGAAGGACGCCGCCGATTTCGTGTTGTGGAAGCCCTCTAGCGGTACTGAACCCGGTTGGGAAAGCGACTGGGGTTATGGCCGTCCCGGCTGGCATTTGGAATGCTCGGCCATGAGCAAGAAGTATCTGGGCGAAGAATTCGACATTCACGGCGGCGGCCAGGATTTGATTTTCCCACACCACGAAAACGAAATCGCGCAAAGCCGTTGCAGCCACGGCACCGAGCACATGGCTCGGCTTTGGATGCACAACGGCTACCTGATGAGCGAAGGCGAGAAGATGTCGAAAAGCCTCGGCAACTTCTACACCGTCCACGACCTGCTGGAAGAATTCCCCGGCGAGGCGATCAGACTGGCGCTGCTCAAAACCCACTACCGCCAGCCAATGGATTTTACAAAGGATGGGATCAGGGAGGCGAAGCATATTCTGGATCGTTTTTACATAGCGATTCAAAAACTTTCAGCAGCAAAAATTGAAGGTGAACCAAAAGTGCCAGAAAAAGTTTTGGAGGCACTTTCTGACGATTTAAATACGCCAAGTGCTATTTCTCATCTGCACACAATCTTAAACGAACTCAATTCTTCAATGGGAAATAGCGGATGGGTTGAAGAATTTTCCCCGTATAAGGAAAAACTTCTTGGGGCCGGTCGCGCCCTTGGAATTCTTCAACAAGATCCCGTGGACTGGTTCAAATGGCAGCCTGAAAGTGCGGACAGTTTCGACGAAGCCACCATTGAGGATTTGATCACCAAGCGCACGCAGGCCCGCGCCGACAAGGACTTTGCCGAATCTGACCGTATCCGTGATGAACTGGCGGCGCAGGGGGTCGTCCTTGAAGACGGCGCTGGTGGCACCACCTGGCGGCGGGAATGA